CCATTCTTTACCAGTTTATGTCGTCTATCATCCAATCGAAATGTCATGTATTTAACTGTTCAAATAGAGTTTGTTCTCTGTAGATTTTAAAATCAAAGTACCACTCAGGATAATAGTCGGTAAGACTATGTAGGAAATGTTCAAGATGTGGTAGACAAACTTTTGCTGACTTTCTCCCCGTTTCACTTTACAACTTTTTTCtttgtctccctttctccctctgtctgttttcTTCTCCCCAGTACAGTTATGTTTCCCCTCCGTGTCCCCATCTTTGCGGTGCTGGTCAGCCTGACCGTGGGTCAGTACGATGACTACGACTACCAGCCGGCCTCCCAGTATGGCCCGTCCAGCGCCAACTGTGCCCAGGAATGCGAGTGCCCCATCAACTTCCCCACTGCCATGTACTGTGACTCCCGCAACCTTAAGTTTGTGCCCATTGTGCCCTCAGGCATCAAGTACCTGTACCTGCAGAACAACCTGATCGAGGAGATCAAGGCTGGGGTCTTCGACAATGTCACGGCTGAACTCCGTTGGCTGGTCCTGGACCATAACCAGATCACCAATGAGAAGGTGGCCAAGGGAACCATCGACAAGCTGACCGGACTTCATAAGATCTTGTTCAGCTTCAACAAACTGACGGAAGCTGTgatccctccctccatgtctttgGACGAGCTGAAGATGATGAACAACCAGCTGTCCAAGTTCCCCGCAGGGAGTCTGGCCGGCATGCAGAACCTGACCTCGGTCCACCTCCAGAACAACGAGTTGACCTCTAAAGCTCTTAATGGGGTCTTCAAGGGCCTCAACAAGCTGGTGGCCATAGACTTGACCAACAACAAGCTGAAGAAGCTGCCCTCAGGCATGCCCAGTTCGCTGGAGACCTTCTATGGCGATCACAATGGCATCAGCAGCATCGCCGCCGGGGACCTCAAAGAGCTGCCCAAGCTGGCGTACCTGAGGTTGGCCTACAATCAGATGACGGATGCAGGGATTCCGGCGGGCGTGTTCAATGTGACGAGCCTGATCGAGCTGGATCTGTCCTACAACAAGCTGCAGTCCATCCCTGAGATCAACGAACAGCTGGAGCATCTCTATCTGCAGGTCAACGAAATCAACAGTGAGTGATTTGTATTTCCTCTTTTTTTTcattctcttttctcttctctctttctcttctctcccttttctctattctcttttctctctttcaacATTCTCTTTCcgttctctttctctatttcgaCATTGCAATTACAAATACATCTAAATCAGTCATATCCATCCTCAAGTCTACCTCCAGGAAGTGTCAGGCAATCGGTTAGGATGTGTACATACAGTAGGAAAT
Above is a genomic segment from Oncorhynchus kisutch isolate 150728-3 linkage group LG19, Okis_V2, whole genome shotgun sequence containing:
- the LOC109887609 gene encoding lumican; translation: MFPLRVPIFAVLVSLTVGQYDDYDYQPASQYGPSSANCAQECECPINFPTAMYCDSRNLKFVPIVPSGIKYLYLQNNLIEEIKAGVFDNVTAELRWLVLDHNQITNEKVAKGTIDKLTGLHKILFSFNKLTEAVIPPSMSLDELKMMNNQLSKFPAGSLAGMQNLTSVHLQNNELTSKALNGVFKGLNKLVAIDLTNNKLKKLPSGMPSSLETFYGDHNGISSIAAGDLKELPKLAYLRLAYNQMTDAGIPAGVFNVTSLIELDLSYNKLQSIPEINEQLEHLYLQVNEINKFNLENICKFSGPLNYSRLKHLRLDGNNITHADLPHDSSNCLRQASDIIFD